A single window of Rhizobium indicum DNA harbors:
- a CDS encoding class I SAM-dependent methyltransferase has protein sequence MKQREGRPGQKKTSGPSGESRRDDRAGRPPKPVARPAATREAVREAAVPAAVVRPLMTRSGERPTERVPVILESLGAGDFHLIDSGNGEKLEQYGPYRIIRPEAQALWRPSLPAHIWEKVDAAFTGDTDEEGTGRWRFPKEALGETWPLNLLGVDFLGRFTSFRHVGVFPEQIVHWSWMKDQVEKAGRPLKVLNLFGYTGVASLVAAAAGAEVTHVDASKKAIGWARENQALGRMEKLPIRWICEDAMKFILREERRGSQYDIILTDPPKFGRGPNGEVWHLFEHLPLMLDVCREILSPKAVGLVLTAYSIRASFYSIHELMRETMRGAGGVVESGELVIREAGTDGKTQGRALSTSLFSRWVPK, from the coding sequence TTGAAACAGAGAGAAGGCCGGCCGGGCCAGAAGAAAACATCAGGTCCTTCCGGTGAAAGCCGCAGGGACGATCGGGCAGGCCGGCCGCCGAAGCCGGTCGCGCGGCCCGCGGCAACCCGTGAGGCAGTGCGCGAGGCTGCCGTGCCTGCCGCCGTCGTGCGTCCTCTGATGACACGCAGCGGCGAGCGTCCGACCGAGCGCGTGCCCGTCATCCTCGAATCGCTCGGGGCCGGTGACTTCCATCTGATCGACAGCGGCAACGGCGAAAAGCTCGAGCAATACGGCCCTTATCGCATCATCCGCCCGGAAGCCCAGGCGCTGTGGCGGCCTTCTCTGCCCGCCCATATCTGGGAAAAGGTCGATGCTGCCTTCACCGGCGACACCGACGAGGAAGGCACCGGCCGCTGGCGTTTCCCGAAGGAGGCGCTCGGCGAGACCTGGCCGCTCAACCTGCTCGGCGTCGATTTCCTCGGCCGCTTCACCTCCTTCCGCCATGTCGGCGTCTTCCCCGAACAGATCGTCCACTGGAGCTGGATGAAGGATCAGGTCGAAAAGGCCGGCCGGCCGCTGAAGGTGCTGAACCTCTTCGGTTATACCGGCGTCGCCTCGCTGGTTGCCGCCGCAGCCGGCGCCGAGGTCACCCATGTCGACGCCTCGAAGAAGGCGATTGGCTGGGCGCGGGAAAACCAGGCGCTCGGGCGCATGGAGAAGCTGCCGATCCGCTGGATCTGCGAGGATGCGATGAAATTCATCCTGCGCGAGGAACGCCGCGGCAGCCAGTACGATATCATCCTTACAGATCCGCCGAAATTCGGCCGCGGCCCCAATGGCGAAGTCTGGCATCTTTTCGAGCATCTGCCGTTGATGCTCGATGTCTGCCGCGAGATCCTGTCGCCGAAGGCAGTGGGCCTGGTGCTGACGGCCTATTCGATCCGCGCCAGCTTCTATTCGATCCACGAGCTGATGCGCGAGACGATGCGGGGCGCCGGCGGTGTGGTCGAATCCGGCGAGCTGGTGATTCGCGAAGCCGGCACCGACGGCAAGACGCAGGGCCGCGCGCTTTCCACCTCCCTCTTTTCCCGCTGGGTGCCGAAATGA
- a CDS encoding TrmH family RNA methyltransferase, with amino-acid sequence MSKDFHDQGPRRVGQVKEVTSLANPIIKDIKALTNKKSREESGTFLAEGLKLVIDAIELGWAIRTLVYAKAAKGKPLVEQMAARTVASGGLVLEVSEKVIASITRRDNPQMVVGIFEQRWTPLKSIRLSEGETWVALDRVRDPGNLGTIIRTTDAAGASGIILLGETTDPFSLETVRATMGSVFAVPVARATPEEFIAWRKSAGVSVVATHLAGAVDYRTIDYRKKPVVLLMGNEQSGLPEQLAREADALARIPQQGRADSLNLAVATAVMLFEARRHLLSLAEGK; translated from the coding sequence ATGAGCAAGGACTTCCACGATCAGGGACCGCGCAGGGTCGGACAGGTGAAGGAAGTCACCTCGCTCGCCAATCCGATCATCAAGGACATCAAGGCGCTGACGAACAAGAAGTCGCGCGAGGAAAGCGGTACTTTCCTGGCCGAAGGACTGAAGCTCGTCATCGACGCGATCGAACTCGGCTGGGCAATCCGCACGCTGGTCTATGCCAAGGCTGCCAAGGGCAAGCCGCTGGTCGAGCAAATGGCGGCAAGGACCGTCGCCTCGGGTGGGCTGGTGCTCGAGGTCAGCGAAAAGGTGATCGCCTCGATCACCCGCCGCGACAATCCGCAGATGGTCGTCGGCATCTTCGAGCAGCGCTGGACGCCGCTCAAGAGTATCCGACTGAGCGAGGGCGAGACATGGGTGGCGCTCGACCGGGTGCGCGACCCCGGCAATCTCGGCACCATCATCCGCACGACCGATGCGGCCGGGGCTTCCGGCATCATTCTTCTCGGAGAAACGACCGATCCCTTCTCGCTCGAAACGGTGCGGGCCACCATGGGCTCGGTCTTTGCCGTTCCGGTCGCGCGCGCGACGCCTGAGGAATTCATCGCCTGGCGGAAATCGGCCGGCGTTTCCGTCGTCGCGACACATCTTGCCGGGGCGGTCGATTACCGGACGATCGACTACCGGAAAAAGCCCGTCGTGCTGTTGATGGGCAACGAACAATCCGGCCTGCCGGAGCAGCTCGCCAGGGAGGCCGACGCGCTTGCCCGTATTCCGCAGCAGGGCCGCGCCGATTCACTGAACCTCGCCGTCGCCACCGCCGTCATGCTTTTCGAGGCACGCCGCCATCTCCTCTCACTTGCCGAGGGCAAATGA
- the lspA gene encoding signal peptidase II, which yields MTEQTHARPALFSRPAPILFFIVVAVLIDQVVKIAVDHYLPLQEVVPVIPMLALYRTYNLGVAFSMLSGMDGWFIVGMRLVIVAFVIWLWYRTAKDRWIAHLGYALIIAGAIGNLVDRFAYGHVIDYILFYTESWSFAVFNLADSFITIGAGCVILDELLLPKKAGR from the coding sequence ATGACCGAACAGACGCATGCACGCCCGGCGCTGTTTTCGCGGCCGGCACCGATCCTCTTCTTCATCGTCGTCGCCGTTCTCATCGACCAGGTCGTCAAGATCGCCGTCGATCACTACCTGCCGCTGCAGGAGGTTGTGCCGGTCATTCCGATGCTGGCGCTCTACCGCACCTACAATCTCGGCGTCGCCTTTTCGATGCTATCAGGCATGGACGGCTGGTTCATCGTCGGCATGCGGCTCGTCATCGTCGCCTTCGTCATCTGGCTGTGGTACCGCACGGCGAAGGATCGCTGGATCGCCCATCTCGGTTATGCGTTGATCATCGCCGGCGCGATCGGCAATCTCGTCGACCGCTTCGCCTATGGGCATGTGATCGATTACATTCTTTTCTACACCGAGAGCTGGTCCTTCGCCGTCTTCAATCTCGCCGACAGTTTCATCACCATCGGGGCCGGCTGCGTCATTCTCGACGAGCTGCTGTTGCCGAAAAAGGCCGGCCGCTAA
- a CDS encoding PAS domain-containing hybrid sensor histidine kinase/response regulator, with protein MQNLGQLQERLSAAFGGPAAKPLEKRMEVFSPRPNAAAPRGADDRQGGPAPTRRLLFYWLGGAGLLAATILMLLAHAGDPLLLSGGLVVLGLAVIASYALLMVRSRRAGQRPGQPMPDWNAGAKLFADVHDVLGDITVSRTMDRRIISANDTFRRLTGRLRPEGRSCEEIGLAFRPGPIPHCYDVEISTPEGQRIFLWRDVVTRDPANGRLLLQSVARDVTDERLIAQGREEARQKAEYNSAAKSRLLATVSHEVRTPLSGILGMTHLIAETRLTQEQQNYLASIRQSGHALTQLVEDLLDFSTIEVGRFALHPRSESLRKLLESVVEMLAHRAHEKGIEIGATVSSDVPENMSFDPARLRQVLFNVIGNAVKFTQVGGVFIRVSLDGDDLSITVTDSGPGMTAEEQARVFGEFEQGGSVADKSSGTGLGLAISARIMREFNGALTVASEKGRGSEFTIRFPVDIASERPDRRNTLLAGNSVVLLAPAGAARTAIAETITTLGGLCHLVGDGETARATLLELAKGGRRPTDIIIDHRMSAEFSAHLADRTEIAALGLRKVLLVNPEERSAHPLDLFDAWLIRPLREQSLIDVLRGRMRGMEKRDALNDNQPGFGLSVAETLVAASGLSILLGEDDPINAMLVRVVLEKGGHKVRHVEDFETLLDYALCEANDRPDIIISDLSMPGGNGIDMLGRLRGHERRLDLASVPVIVLTADKSDESRRQVLLNGANRVMIKPVDPVRLLTEVQAVAALSARRAEAR; from the coding sequence ATGCAGAACCTGGGACAGTTGCAGGAAAGATTGTCCGCCGCCTTCGGTGGACCCGCCGCCAAGCCGCTTGAGAAGCGGATGGAGGTGTTTTCCCCACGGCCGAACGCAGCGGCACCCCGGGGCGCCGATGACCGCCAGGGCGGGCCTGCACCGACACGGCGCCTGCTGTTCTACTGGCTGGGCGGCGCCGGCCTTCTGGCCGCAACAATCCTGATGCTGCTAGCCCATGCCGGCGATCCGCTGCTGCTTTCGGGCGGTCTCGTCGTTCTTGGCCTTGCCGTCATCGCCAGTTATGCCCTGCTGATGGTTCGCTCGCGCAGGGCCGGGCAGCGCCCCGGTCAACCCATGCCGGATTGGAACGCCGGCGCAAAGCTGTTCGCCGACGTGCACGACGTGCTCGGCGACATCACGGTCAGCCGCACCATGGACCGGCGCATCATCTCCGCCAACGACACTTTTCGCCGCCTGACCGGACGGTTGCGTCCGGAAGGACGCAGCTGCGAGGAGATCGGGCTTGCTTTCCGCCCCGGTCCGATACCGCATTGCTACGATGTCGAGATCTCGACACCGGAGGGCCAGCGCATCTTCCTCTGGCGCGATGTCGTCACCCGCGACCCGGCGAACGGCCGTCTGCTGCTGCAGAGCGTTGCCCGCGACGTGACCGATGAGCGGCTGATCGCGCAGGGCCGCGAGGAGGCCCGCCAGAAGGCCGAATATAACAGCGCCGCCAAATCGAGGTTGCTTGCCACCGTCAGCCACGAGGTGCGCACGCCGCTTTCCGGCATCCTCGGCATGACGCATCTGATCGCCGAGACACGGCTGACGCAGGAACAGCAGAACTATCTTGCGAGCATCCGCCAGTCCGGTCATGCATTGACGCAGCTCGTCGAGGATCTGCTCGATTTCTCCACCATCGAGGTCGGCCGCTTCGCGCTGCACCCGCGCTCGGAATCGCTGCGCAAGCTTCTCGAAAGCGTCGTCGAGATGCTCGCCCACCGGGCGCATGAAAAGGGTATCGAGATCGGCGCCACCGTGTCATCCGACGTGCCCGAAAATATGAGCTTCGACCCGGCGCGGCTGCGCCAGGTTCTGTTCAACGTTATCGGCAACGCCGTGAAGTTCACCCAGGTCGGCGGCGTCTTCATCCGCGTGTCGCTCGACGGCGACGACCTCTCGATCACCGTGACCGACAGCGGTCCCGGCATGACGGCGGAGGAGCAGGCGCGCGTCTTCGGCGAGTTCGAGCAGGGCGGGAGCGTTGCCGACAAGAGCAGCGGGACCGGGCTCGGCCTTGCCATCTCCGCCCGCATCATGCGCGAATTCAACGGCGCGCTGACGGTTGCCAGCGAAAAGGGCAGAGGCAGCGAATTCACCATCCGCTTCCCTGTCGATATCGCCAGCGAGCGCCCAGACCGGCGAAACACGCTGCTTGCCGGCAACAGCGTCGTGTTGCTGGCGCCGGCAGGTGCGGCGCGCACTGCTATCGCCGAAACGATCACTACGCTCGGCGGCCTCTGCCATCTCGTCGGCGACGGCGAGACGGCGCGGGCAACACTGCTCGAGCTGGCAAAGGGCGGACGGCGGCCGACCGACATCATCATCGACCATCGCATGTCCGCGGAATTTTCTGCCCATCTTGCCGACCGCACCGAAATCGCCGCACTTGGCCTGCGCAAGGTGCTGCTCGTCAATCCGGAAGAGCGCAGCGCCCATCCGCTCGACCTCTTCGATGCCTGGCTGATCCGGCCGCTGCGCGAACAGTCGCTGATCGACGTGCTGCGCGGGCGCATGCGCGGCATGGAGAAACGCGACGCGCTGAACGACAACCAGCCGGGCTTCGGCCTTTCGGTGGCTGAGACGCTGGTTGCCGCCAGCGGGCTCAGCATCCTGCTCGGCGAAGACGATCCGATCAATGCCATGCTGGTGCGTGTCGTTCTGGAAAAGGGCGGACATAAGGTGCGCCATGTCGAGGATTTCGAGACCCTGCTCGACTACGCGCTCTGCGAGGCGAATGATCGGCCCGATATCATCATCAGCGACCTCTCGATGCCCGGCGGCAACGGCATCGACATGCTGGGACGCCTGCGCGGCCACGAGCGGCGGCTCGATCTCGCCTCGGTGCCAGTGATCGTGCTCACCGCCGACAAGAGCGACGAATCGCGCCGCCAAGTCTTGCTCAACGGCGCCAACCGCGTCATGATAAAGCCGGTCGATCCGGTGCGGCTGCTGACCGAAGTTCAGGCGGTGGCCGCCCTTTCCGCCCGTCGGGCAGAGGCGCGGTGA